ACTCGTATAGGTGACTGCTGTGACACCATCACCCTGGAGGTCCGGGCACTCGCTCACCTTACCTTCAATCTCATCAGTGATGAGGGCGTTGGGTATGACGGTCGCCCTGAGACGGTTCTTCTTTTTTGTTATCTCAGAAACAGTTGTAACCCTGTCCCTGTAGATGAACCTTATGAAGATCAACCTGTGAAGGATCCAGTTAATGATTTTGAAGATGTAGTGGATGTTTCCTCCCGGATCTGTCTTTAAGGCTGTCAATGCCTCCTGAAGAACCCATCCGTGTATTGTGAGAATTGCAGGTACACCGCTCCTCCTTACCTTCAGGATACCACCTAACTTCAGAGGTCCATGGACATGGATAAGATCATAATCTGCAAGGTTAACATCATCAAGATGGGATGCGTAGAATGTTTCAACTTCAGCCCCCAGAATCCTGTAGACGACTTCCTGGGATTTAACAGCCCTCACAACCCCTCCTTTTATGGATGTGTCGAAGGGGATTATCATGGCAACTCTTTTCATCATACCACTTCCCTGAGTTTGGTAAATGATTTTATATGAATCCTAGATAAAGTAACTGATATCATGCCAGATGGAGTCATTTAGTGGTAAGTAACGTAACAGGTCGTATGGGAGAGTCATCAGTAATAGGAGGATGATCTGATTCTTCAGAGGATATTAAAGATTATCAATTATATTATACCCAAGAACAGGAGACTGGTTGTATTTGACAGCGCCCCTGATTTTACAGGGAACAGCATGGCCCTCTTTGAGTTCATGGACTCACGGGGTGAATTTGAGGCGTTATGGATTGCTGATGAACCGGAAAGGCACCCTGAATTCAATCAGGTGAAGCGTGATTCAATCAGGGCGCTCCTCAGGATTCTCAGGGCAGGCACCCTAGTATCCACACACGGCCGCATGGCTGAAATCCGTGTCCCGTCACAGAGGTACGTTAACCTCTGGCATGGCATGCCCCTCAAGGCCATGGCCTATGCAGAGACCACAGGGAGGGACTTCACTGATCCCGTGAGGTTCTCTGATGAGAACTATTACATGATTGCAACATCAACCATAATGCGGAACGCCCTTGCAGCCTGCTTCAACCAGGACGCCAGGAGGATACATGTAACCGGACAGCCAAGGAACGATAAGCTCTTCAGGGAACCACCTGAGATACCGGGAATCGACACGGAGTCATACAGTAAGGTTGTTCTCTTCGCCCCGACCTTCAGGAAATCTGATTTTCTCTCTGATGGCGATATGTTATCACACAACCTGAACTTCCCTGACTTCAACCCGGAAGCACTCTCAGGATTCCTCACTGAGAACAATGTCCTCCTCCTTGTAAAGTTCCACCCGGCGGAAGAGAAGTTTGCAGAGAAGTTCCTGGATGAAATGGAAAACGTGGCGTTGCTTAGGACAGAGATGCTCAAGGATGAGATGCTGGACATCAACGACATCCTTGCAGGTGTCGATGTCCTTGTAACGGATTATTCATCCATCTACTTCGATTTCCTCCTCCTGGACAGACCCATAATATTTGCGGTATCTGACCTTGAAGAATACGCCAGAACACGAAGCTTCGTCCTTGAACCCTTTGAGTTCTGGACGCCCGGTCCCAAGGTGAGGACCTTCAGGGAATTCCTTGATGAACTTGAAAGATCCCTGAATGACCCCCAGTATTATGCGGGGGAGAGGAGAACGATCAATGAACTGGTGAACCATTACAGGGATGATAGATCATCAGAAAGGGTCTATAGGCTCGTCTTTCAGGGTGAGGATGGGGAGTGATGTTTTCAGTGAAGGTTTATTATTTCCAGGGGGTGTGCTCCTGTTCTCCTTTTTTTGTGCCGGGTTACCACAGGTCGTGTTTTTTTATTCCGTAGACCCTGATGCTGAGCACGATGGTTTCTGTGATTATAACCAGCAGTGCCACAATGTATATGCTCATGAAGGGTGCCACTGCAAGGAGCATGGCAAGGTGAATCAGTGAACCCACCACAACACTACCGTTGGCATACCTCTGCTGTCCCAGGACCGCGAGGAATGGGTACCCAAGGAGTATTGATGGTATAACAACCATCAGGGCAACTGCAAGAAGCCTAAGGACACCGGCACTTGGCATGTAACCGGCCCCGAAGAGAAGCCTGATTATATGGGGAGCGAATATTATTATAAAAGTGCAGAGCACGGTGTTCAGAATCATGGAGTACCTGAGAACCTTCCTGTGGAACGCCTTGTTCCGGGTCTTGGCCATGTAGGGATACGTCACCTGCAGCAGGGGACTGTAAAGACCCTGAGCAGCAGTATAGAGTTTCTCAGCAGCCGAATAATAACCCACAGCAGCGTTACCAGCAAATAATCCCAGAAAGAACGAGTTACTGCTGGTGTAAATCGAAACAGAAGCCCTTGAAAGGAAAAACTGTGTACTGTCCCTGAAGATCTCCCATATAACACCCCAAGGAGGCAGATGAAACCTGACATTAAACCTTGTCCTTATAATCCACAGGGAGATCAAACCAGCGGTTATGGTCCCAAGGGACTGCAGGAGAGGCACATAGAGATAATCAGAGGGCCCCCTGATGAAAATGAATATTGTTGCAAGGAAGATAAGGTTTGTGAGGACATTCAGGAGAGTTATATACTTCATCCTCTCCATCCCCTGATAGAACCACATGGGTGATAGGGTGCTCCCAACCACAAGACCAAAGGCAAATACATAGATCACCCAGTTAGCCGAGAACCTCGGAACAGTCATTATGATACCCAGGAGCATGCTGAAGCTCACAACCGTGAGAACACCCTTTATTATCATCACCGAACTGAAGATCTCAGAAACCCTTTCAGGGTCGTCCCTGTTAACCGAGATCTCCCTGACAGCAGAAAGCCCGAACCCGTAATCAGTCAGTATCTGGAAGTAGGTGTTAAAGGCGATGGCAAAATTCACAAGACCATAATTCGCAACACCCAGGACCCTGGTAAGGTAGGGGAGCGTTATAAGGGGGATGACATACACAAGGACCTGGAGGGTTGAAAGGGAGAGGAAGTTCTCAGCCAATGCACGGTACTCCTCAGACCTCAGCTTCGCAACTATATCCCTGGGATTCATCCAATCACTTATCAATAGACTGCAATCGCCTTCTGGAAGTCCCTTATATGGATGTTAACGTTTTCAGGGTCATCCATGGTCCGGTGGACCAGTTCAAGGACGGGTAGTTCAAGGTCATCTGTCAGTTCCCTTATGGCCTTTATGGATCTGAGGCTCTCAATGGTTATTGTTGAGTCTTCACTCAGCCTCATCTTCTTACCCAGCATGAGACCCAGGGTCCTGTTACGGCTCTTGTCGGTGGATGCCGTGAGAAGAAAATCACCGAAGCCGCAGAACTTATCATAAAGTTCCCCGTAACCCATCCTGTCAAGTATCCTGATCATCTCC
The sequence above is drawn from the Methanothermobacter wolfeii genome and encodes:
- a CDS encoding glycosyltransferase family 4 protein translates to MKRVAMIIPFDTSIKGGVVRAVKSQEVVYRILGAEVETFYASHLDDVNLADYDLIHVHGPLKLGGILKVRRSGVPAILTIHGWVLQEALTALKTDPGGNIHYIFKIINWILHRLIFIRFIYRDRVTTVSEITKKKNRLRATVIPNALITDEIEGKVSECPDLQGDGVTAVTYTSIGGSKVLSIQRLAEVISEVNRKAGCRIRLLVFGESPEIEDDCIEFMGYRDDFLCHVRSADIMLLGYDMSELGYAVLEAGYLGVPVAKFRGEFEELQDDVHGIIAEDDSEMIEKLIRFIENPSKGPVWGEKLKEHITETRDPLRIADKWAMFLGDIMK
- a CDS encoding CDP-glycerol glycerophosphotransferase family protein; protein product: MLQRILKIINYIIPKNRRLVVFDSAPDFTGNSMALFEFMDSRGEFEALWIADEPERHPEFNQVKRDSIRALLRILRAGTLVSTHGRMAEIRVPSQRYVNLWHGMPLKAMAYAETTGRDFTDPVRFSDENYYMIATSTIMRNALAACFNQDARRIHVTGQPRNDKLFREPPEIPGIDTESYSKVVLFAPTFRKSDFLSDGDMLSHNLNFPDFNPEALSGFLTENNVLLLVKFHPAEEKFAEKFLDEMENVALLRTEMLKDEMLDINDILAGVDVLVTDYSSIYFDFLLLDRPIIFAVSDLEEYARTRSFVLEPFEFWTPGPKVRTFREFLDELERSLNDPQYYAGERRTINELVNHYRDDRSSERVYRLVFQGEDGE
- the rfbX gene encoding oligosaccharide flippase family protein; this translates as MNPRDIVAKLRSEEYRALAENFLSLSTLQVLVYVIPLITLPYLTRVLGVANYGLVNFAIAFNTYFQILTDYGFGLSAVREISVNRDDPERVSEIFSSVMIIKGVLTVVSFSMLLGIIMTVPRFSANWVIYVFAFGLVVGSTLSPMWFYQGMERMKYITLLNVLTNLIFLATIFIFIRGPSDYLYVPLLQSLGTITAGLISLWIIRTRFNVRFHLPPWGVIWEIFRDSTQFFLSRASVSIYTSSNSFFLGLFAGNAAVGYYSAAEKLYTAAQGLYSPLLQVTYPYMAKTRNKAFHRKVLRYSMILNTVLCTFIIIFAPHIIRLLFGAGYMPSAGVLRLLAVALMVVIPSILLGYPFLAVLGQQRYANGSVVVGSLIHLAMLLAVAPFMSIYIVALLVIITETIVLSIRVYGIKKHDLW